From Nitrospirota bacterium, the proteins below share one genomic window:
- the cmk gene encoding (d)CMP kinase translates to MIIAIDGPAGAGKSTVAKLLAARLGYVYLDTGALYRAVAWKVRMSGIVPTDSAAVAAILPKTHIRMEFAHGQMRVHVDDRDVTGELRTPEISAAASVVSAIPAVREWLLPIQREVGAAGSVVAEGRDIGTKVFPGADVKFFLEADVDVRAARRHRELVGAGHRTQLEQTRQDLSGRDARDRAREVAPLVPAPDAFRIDTSKLDPDQVVDEMMSVIAAKL, encoded by the coding sequence TTGATTATCGCGATCGATGGACCGGCAGGAGCCGGAAAGAGCACCGTTGCAAAGCTGTTGGCCGCCCGATTGGGGTATGTGTATCTCGATACGGGAGCGCTCTACCGTGCCGTAGCGTGGAAGGTCAGGATGTCCGGCATCGTGCCCACCGACAGCGCCGCGGTCGCCGCGATCCTTCCGAAAACGCACATTCGAATGGAGTTCGCCCACGGGCAAATGAGAGTCCACGTCGACGACCGTGACGTGACCGGCGAGCTCCGGACGCCGGAGATCAGCGCTGCCGCTTCCGTCGTGTCCGCCATTCCCGCTGTCCGGGAGTGGCTTCTGCCGATTCAGCGAGAAGTCGGCGCCGCAGGCTCAGTGGTGGCCGAGGGACGGGATATCGGCACGAAGGTCTTTCCGGGCGCCGATGTGAAATTCTTTCTCGAGGCGGATGTCGATGTTCGGGCGGCCAGACGGCACCGCGAACTCGTCGGGGCGGGGCACAGGACTCAACTCGAGCAGACCCGTCAGGATTTATCCGGACGGGACGCCCGCGATCGTGCACGAGAGGTGGCGCCGCTGGTTCCCGCCCCGGACGCATTCCGGATCGATACCTCGAAGCTGGACCCCGATCAAGTGGTCGATGAAATGATGTCGGTGATCGCGGCCAAATTGTGA